A genomic window from Sulfurospirillum multivorans DSM 12446 includes:
- a CDS encoding MBL fold metallo-hydrolase RNA specificity domain-containing protein codes for MAKVTSYGAASMVTGSCHLLEINSIKIMMDCGMIQGELWKSNYEPFGFDPSSIDYLILTHAHNDHIGRVPKLVKEGFHGEIIATEATLDIAYIMLLDSANLLQEEYETQLRKALRRGEEASVIEPLYTKEHVEQVFTHKIRRVQYDEIITIAPFLKLSLHNAGHIMGSAFVEINYEEESVSKTVVFSGDLGSKNRLLLNDLAPISHADTLFIESTYGDREHRALKQSIQEFKDAVVSTLNDGGNIVIPSFALERTQEILWLLHQMHQEGLLHNCHVFLDSPLAIEATKIYQKYPAQMNQTVGLHVSLGDDPFAFPQLKHTPRRKDSMNINDVDKRAIIIAGSGMCTGGRVLHHLRQRIWNPKNAVIFVGFQVKGTLGRDIIDGEPFIRIYGEDIKVRAKIYTINGLSAHADRADMLAWIKHIGGLAMIHLIHGEVDKMELFKAYLKENVDSKVHIVKKAETIYL; via the coding sequence ATGGCAAAAGTCACATCATACGGTGCCGCTTCCATGGTTACGGGTTCGTGTCATCTCTTGGAGATTAACTCCATCAAAATTATGATGGATTGTGGGATGATTCAAGGGGAGCTGTGGAAGAGCAACTATGAGCCTTTTGGGTTTGATCCTTCTTCGATTGATTATCTCATTTTAACGCATGCGCATAACGATCACATTGGGCGGGTTCCTAAGCTCGTCAAAGAGGGGTTTCATGGCGAGATTATTGCCACGGAAGCGACGTTGGATATTGCTTACATCATGCTCTTAGACAGCGCCAATTTGTTGCAAGAAGAGTACGAGACACAGCTTCGCAAAGCGTTGCGCAGAGGGGAAGAGGCCAGTGTGATTGAGCCTCTTTACACCAAAGAGCATGTCGAACAGGTTTTCACCCACAAAATACGTCGTGTGCAGTATGATGAGATCATCACCATTGCCCCTTTTTTAAAGCTAAGCCTTCATAATGCAGGACATATTATGGGAAGTGCGTTTGTTGAGATTAATTATGAAGAAGAGAGTGTCTCCAAAACCGTTGTCTTCTCAGGAGATTTAGGCAGTAAAAATCGTCTTCTTCTTAATGACCTTGCCCCGATTTCCCATGCGGATACCCTTTTTATTGAATCGACGTATGGCGATCGAGAACACCGCGCACTTAAGCAGAGCATTCAAGAGTTCAAAGACGCCGTCGTTTCGACCCTAAATGATGGTGGAAATATCGTCATTCCCTCCTTTGCACTAGAGCGAACGCAAGAGATTTTATGGCTGTTGCATCAGATGCACCAAGAGGGGCTTTTGCATAATTGTCATGTCTTTTTAGACAGTCCTCTAGCGATCGAAGCGACCAAAATTTACCAAAAATACCCTGCGCAAATGAACCAAACGGTGGGTTTACATGTAAGCTTAGGCGATGACCCTTTTGCGTTCCCACAACTCAAACATACGCCACGCCGTAAAGATTCTATGAACATTAATGATGTCGATAAACGCGCCATTATCATCGCAGGAAGTGGCATGTGCACGGGTGGGCGTGTGTTGCATCATCTCAGACAACGCATTTGGAATCCTAAAAATGCCGTTATTTTTGTCGGTTTTCAGGTGAAAGGAACGTTGGGGCGCGATATTATCGATGGGGAGCCTTTTATTCGCATTTACGGTGAAGATATTAAGGTGCGCGCCAAAATCTATACGATCAATGGTCTCTCAGCCCACGCCGATAGAGCGGATATGCTCGCTTGGATTAAACACATTGGAGGCTTGGCGATGATCCATCTGATTCACGGTGAAGTAGACAAAATGGAGCTTTTTAAAGCTTATTTGAAAGAAAATGTCGACAGTAAGGTGCATATTGTCAAAAAAGCAGAAACAATTTACCTTTAA
- a CDS encoding TonB-dependent receptor plug domain-containing protein has translation MKHLKGFRGKYFSLAAILALNATLTLASDVQSAVDTEKQLYTPKAEASSETTEVLEESSAPVVVISKKIKAQKSEVYTASKSLVSATNVTDNVSIITSEELSLKGITTVVEALNTIPGISITSSGGLGATKSIFMQGMSNKYTLLMVDGVRYNDLNSISGADFSHLLVGDIERIEVIKGAQSGVWGADAAAGVINIITKNAQNGTHGSAGVEVGSYGHKSMNTSISHKTDKFDVMLSVQRVVEDGFTTYAPNGEDIDQYEDDSYRNTTVNLKVGYWIDEYNRIEAGYHDINALNNYDGYSYALSATDPNSIEQSDTHQRSGYLTYKYFIANHAIETTLSQNQVNKKELNATSGVKEYEGRVPSIEVKDTWKYDDNSALVFGGSYEKRELDYTQVGVDEESYDENAKALFVNNTNKLGNVVLTQALRYDKYSAFEDKVTGKVGAKYLFSNDFNLYANYGTAYRTPAIFDMINLWGTSNLDLKPENIKSLNVGMQYAGLNINLFRNEIEDMISWNNTTYMNENINGTSTLKGIELSYEQQLFQSLLAGANYTYVDAKDEDGNRLVNRPRYQSTLYATYLPMKQLAVNVNGSYIGSRKDVSTEETGNYFVANTKVTYHASKNLDVYFKVNNLFDRYYQTVYGYASAERSYYAGVEARF, from the coding sequence CTTGCTTTAAATGCTACGCTTACTTTGGCAAGTGATGTCCAAAGTGCTGTAGACACTGAAAAGCAACTCTATACGCCAAAAGCTGAAGCATCCTCAGAAACAACAGAAGTGCTCGAAGAGAGCAGCGCGCCTGTTGTGGTGATCTCGAAGAAGATCAAAGCTCAAAAGTCTGAAGTTTACACCGCTTCTAAATCCTTGGTCAGTGCGACCAATGTCACCGATAATGTTAGCATTATCACCTCCGAAGAACTCTCTCTCAAAGGCATCACCACCGTTGTTGAAGCGCTTAACACGATTCCTGGTATTAGTATAACCTCCAGTGGAGGACTTGGTGCGACCAAAAGTATTTTTATGCAAGGTATGTCCAATAAATATACGCTTTTGATGGTAGATGGTGTTCGATACAACGATCTCAATAGTATTTCAGGGGCTGATTTTAGTCATCTTTTAGTCGGTGATATTGAACGTATTGAAGTGATCAAAGGAGCGCAAAGTGGTGTGTGGGGCGCGGACGCGGCTGCGGGTGTTATAAACATTATCACCAAAAATGCTCAAAATGGTACGCATGGAAGTGCTGGGGTTGAAGTTGGAAGTTACGGGCATAAAAGTATGAATACTTCCATTTCACATAAAACTGATAAATTTGACGTTATGCTTTCTGTACAACGAGTGGTAGAAGATGGGTTTACAACGTATGCTCCTAATGGAGAAGATATAGACCAGTACGAAGATGATTCGTATCGAAATACAACCGTTAATTTAAAAGTCGGTTACTGGATAGATGAATATAATCGCATAGAAGCGGGCTATCACGATATTAATGCGTTGAATAATTATGATGGATATAGTTACGCACTAAGTGCAACAGATCCTAATTCGATAGAACAAAGTGACACTCATCAACGTTCTGGCTATCTAACGTATAAATATTTTATAGCCAATCATGCCATTGAAACAACATTATCTCAAAACCAAGTCAATAAAAAAGAGTTAAATGCAACATCGGGTGTGAAAGAGTATGAAGGCAGAGTGCCGTCCATCGAAGTGAAAGATACCTGGAAATATGATGATAACAGTGCGCTTGTTTTTGGTGGAAGTTATGAAAAACGAGAGCTTGATTATACGCAAGTGGGTGTTGATGAAGAGAGCTATGATGAAAATGCAAAAGCACTTTTTGTGAACAATACCAATAAACTGGGCAATGTGGTTTTAACACAGGCACTTCGTTATGATAAGTACAGCGCTTTTGAAGATAAAGTAACAGGAAAAGTCGGTGCCAAATATCTCTTTAGCAATGATTTTAATCTGTATGCTAATTATGGAACAGCCTATAGAACACCTGCTATTTTTGATATGATCAATCTCTGGGGAACCAGTAACCTTGATTTAAAACCTGAAAACATTAAGAGTTTAAATGTTGGTATGCAATATGCTGGATTGAACATTAATCTCTTTAGAAATGAAATTGAAGATATGATTAGTTGGAACAATACGACGTACATGAATGAAAACATTAATGGAACATCAACATTAAAAGGTATTGAACTCTCCTATGAACAACAACTCTTCCAATCGTTACTGGCAGGTGCAAACTACACCTATGTGGATGCCAAAGATGAAGATGGCAATAGATTGGTTAACAGACCACGTTACCAGTCAACGCTTTATGCAACCTACTTACCAATGAAACAATTAGCCGTGAATGTCAATGGTTCATATATTGGATCTCGTAAAGATGTTTCAACCGAAGAGACAGGCAACTATTTTGTTGCCAACACCAAAGTAACCTATCATGCTAGCAAAAACTTAGATGTTTATTTCAAAGTCAATAACCTCTTTGATCGTTACTACCAAACCGTGTACGGTTACGCGTCGGCTGAGCGAAGCTATTATGCAGGCGTTGAGGCGAGATTTTAA
- a CDS encoding ATP-binding protein, with the protein MFKAMLYRVSLLQALAVMIIIALLLPLPLVVLTYVNSTYQNKQEAFTALNTKKFNLSSAIFSESLWNFYPELGQKMLDQLLLDPSVQFVYVKDNEGKLFLGWENKAKISNNDDTLFLNKLLEKEGVMIGSLEMGFKRQDLVDSILSDMTLFGGMIFLQLLFLITVISWIYYYKIIRPIRRLVGHSTLLAQQKLDEPFLWDENDEIGTLGFALDKTRIKLKSFFEALKHENEILDEKVKQRTKELEDASRYKSEFLANMSHEIRTPMNAIMGMSHLMSKTAMNSTQVGYVAKIKEASSVLLRIINDILDFSKIEAGKMDVESIAFDLHKELKKSCSIFSVLAKEKGIDFQCDFVETNRFFKGDPCKIMQIVNNFLSNAIKFTKEGAVVLSVEEQIHDEQTATLTFHVKDSGIGIAKEKQSLLFKAFAQIDASITRKYGGTGLGLYICTQLADMMHGRISLESEEGRGSLFSLTLTLPLAKGIDIQHENSSLDYEPLHLLVISDQKKVSEALSELIRSFGFLSPFAKAVMMSVACFKKEMRASIWLFWIMSWLKKPMGLIFTGNW; encoded by the coding sequence ATGTTTAAAGCAATGCTGTACCGTGTCTCCTTATTGCAGGCTTTAGCCGTGATGATTATTATCGCATTGCTATTACCTCTCCCCCTTGTTGTGCTAACGTATGTCAACAGTACTTACCAAAATAAACAAGAAGCTTTTACCGCGCTCAATACTAAAAAATTCAATCTCTCTTCTGCTATTTTTAGCGAATCGTTATGGAATTTTTACCCCGAACTGGGTCAAAAGATGCTCGATCAACTCCTGCTTGATCCGAGTGTGCAGTTTGTCTATGTCAAAGATAACGAGGGAAAGCTCTTTTTGGGATGGGAAAACAAAGCGAAAATTTCCAACAACGATGACACACTTTTTTTGAACAAATTATTGGAAAAAGAGGGCGTTATGATTGGCTCATTGGAAATGGGCTTTAAACGCCAAGACCTTGTGGATTCCATACTCTCTGATATGACGCTTTTTGGTGGCATGATCTTTTTACAACTGCTCTTTTTAATTACCGTTATTTCATGGATTTACTACTACAAAATTATCCGTCCGATTCGCCGTTTGGTCGGGCACTCCACTCTTTTGGCACAGCAGAAACTGGATGAGCCTTTTTTATGGGATGAAAACGATGAGATCGGCACGCTTGGTTTTGCGCTAGATAAGACACGCATCAAGCTCAAAAGCTTTTTTGAAGCACTCAAACATGAAAATGAGATACTCGATGAAAAAGTTAAACAGCGCACCAAAGAGCTTGAAGATGCGAGTCGTTATAAGTCCGAATTTTTAGCCAATATGAGCCATGAAATTCGCACACCGATGAATGCTATCATGGGAATGTCGCATTTGATGAGCAAGACAGCGATGAACAGCACGCAAGTGGGGTATGTGGCTAAAATCAAAGAGGCATCTTCGGTTCTGCTTCGTATTATCAACGATATTTTGGATTTTTCAAAGATCGAAGCGGGGAAAATGGATGTTGAATCCATCGCATTTGATCTGCACAAAGAGCTTAAAAAAAGCTGTTCGATCTTCTCTGTGCTTGCCAAAGAGAAAGGGATCGATTTTCAGTGTGACTTTGTGGAAACCAATCGCTTTTTCAAGGGCGATCCGTGCAAGATTATGCAGATTGTCAACAATTTTTTAAGCAATGCGATTAAGTTTACCAAAGAGGGCGCTGTTGTATTAAGCGTGGAAGAGCAGATCCATGATGAGCAGACCGCCACGCTTACCTTTCATGTCAAAGACAGTGGCATCGGCATCGCCAAAGAGAAACAGTCACTTCTGTTTAAAGCCTTTGCTCAAATAGATGCTTCCATCACACGAAAATACGGTGGAACGGGGCTTGGACTGTACATCTGCACACAGCTTGCAGATATGATGCACGGGCGCATTTCTTTGGAGAGTGAGGAGGGCAGAGGAAGTCTTTTTAGCCTTACACTCACACTTCCGCTTGCCAAAGGCATTGATATACAGCATGAAAACAGTTCTCTTGATTATGAACCGTTGCATCTTTTAGTGATTAGCGATCAGAAAAAAGTCAGCGAAGCGTTAAGTGAGCTTATTCGCTCTTTTGGGTTTTTGTCACCGTTTGCAAAAGCAGTGATGATGTCAGTAGCATGCTTCAAAAAGGAGATGAGAGCTTCCATCTGGCTATTTTGGATTATGAGCTGGCTAAAAAAGCCAATGGGGTTGATTTTTACAGGCAATTGGTAG
- a CDS encoding AMP-dependent synthetase/ligase: MHREENTLFHRFIASYEQYKEKKAFVYKIGDQEFEVSYEKLFEDVLILSRALKAKKVTKGSKVMFLCDNRYEWMVTDQALIALGAIGIPRGCDTPTQELEYILSHSGAEFLIIENESVYARHEAMLNAFKLKAIFIVEAPNVHSLLSNLYSYNDILKDRTIHADEVEVFIQGKDALDEEDPVTLIYTSGTTGTPKGVMLSHKNIMYNVREIPPLIALQSDDVWVSILPSWHIFERAAEYVALSQGCCTVYSTIKTFAADLEQYKPTIVATVPRLWESMYTRIMTTLEKKDPKKAKLFNKLVAISAAYRHADRVLNDELPCYQKPSLMLTCKDKTIAFVTRLALYPLYIFAQKKLALVQEKFGGRLRLAVSGGGALPDFLDAWIDAIGIRIVNAYGMTECAPVISGRALQCNTFSTLGPAVHNTTLKIVNKEGAPLSAGEIGDIWVKGEQVFKGYYCNPEENVKSFSEDGFFKTGDLGKLTLKGELVITGRSKELIVLASGENVDPTRIESTLSMLPFITDAILVGHTKKGLGALIVPDFEKLKEYVALNFNKVVHSIEQVMDDKQIVAKIKSEMNDLLHQGQGFKPFEKLQNIHFLDKEFTVGEELTNTFKKKRHVIEKKYKEIIDKFIH, from the coding sequence TTGCATCGTGAAGAGAACACGTTGTTTCATAGATTCATTGCGAGCTATGAGCAGTATAAAGAGAAAAAAGCCTTTGTCTATAAAATAGGCGATCAAGAGTTTGAAGTCAGTTACGAGAAATTATTTGAAGATGTTTTAATTCTTTCACGTGCTTTAAAAGCCAAGAAGGTCACAAAAGGTTCCAAGGTGATGTTTTTGTGTGACAACCGCTATGAGTGGATGGTCACCGATCAGGCGTTGATTGCACTTGGCGCCATCGGCATTCCTAGAGGCTGTGACACGCCAACGCAAGAGCTAGAGTATATTCTCTCCCATTCAGGTGCCGAATTTTTAATCATTGAAAATGAGAGTGTGTATGCAAGACATGAAGCGATGCTAAATGCGTTTAAACTCAAAGCCATTTTCATTGTCGAAGCTCCCAATGTTCACTCCCTTTTAAGCAACCTCTACTCGTACAACGATATTTTAAAAGATCGCACGATTCATGCAGATGAGGTTGAGGTGTTTATCCAAGGTAAAGATGCGCTCGATGAGGAAGATCCTGTCACACTTATTTACACTTCAGGCACGACGGGCACACCTAAAGGGGTGATGCTGAGTCATAAAAACATTATGTACAACGTGCGCGAAATTCCGCCATTGATTGCGCTTCAAAGTGACGATGTGTGGGTTTCGATTCTTCCTTCGTGGCATATTTTCGAACGTGCGGCCGAATACGTAGCTCTTTCGCAAGGGTGCTGTACGGTTTATTCGACCATTAAAACCTTTGCAGCCGATTTGGAGCAGTACAAACCGACCATTGTAGCGACCGTGCCAAGACTGTGGGAGTCGATGTACACACGCATCATGACCACACTGGAGAAGAAAGACCCTAAAAAAGCCAAGCTTTTTAACAAACTCGTTGCCATTTCAGCCGCCTACCGACATGCGGATCGCGTTTTAAACGATGAACTTCCCTGTTATCAAAAGCCCTCATTAATGCTTACATGTAAAGATAAAACCATTGCGTTTGTGACCCGTTTAGCGCTTTATCCGCTCTATATTTTTGCTCAAAAAAAGCTGGCACTCGTTCAGGAAAAATTTGGGGGAAGACTACGCCTTGCCGTCAGTGGTGGCGGTGCTTTGCCTGATTTTTTAGATGCGTGGATTGATGCCATCGGTATTCGCATCGTCAATGCGTACGGCATGACGGAGTGTGCTCCTGTGATCTCAGGACGTGCTCTTCAATGCAATACCTTTTCAACACTCGGTCCTGCTGTTCATAATACAACGCTTAAAATCGTGAACAAAGAGGGTGCTCCATTGAGCGCAGGTGAGATAGGTGACATTTGGGTGAAAGGCGAGCAGGTCTTTAAAGGTTACTACTGCAATCCTGAAGAGAATGTCAAAAGTTTCAGTGAAGATGGTTTCTTTAAAACAGGTGACCTTGGCAAATTGACACTCAAAGGCGAGCTGGTCATCACAGGACGCTCCAAAGAGCTTATTGTCTTAGCCAGTGGCGAAAATGTCGATCCGACGCGCATCGAATCAACGCTCTCCATGTTACCCTTCATTACCGATGCGATTTTAGTGGGACACACCAAAAAAGGGTTGGGTGCGCTCATCGTGCCTGATTTTGAAAAGCTTAAAGAGTATGTTGCTTTAAATTTCAACAAAGTGGTGCACAGCATTGAGCAAGTGATGGACGATAAACAGATCGTGGCGAAAATCAAAAGTGAGATGAACGATCTATTACATCAAGGACAAGGATTTAAGCCCTTTGAAAAGTTGCAAAATATCCACTTTTTGGACAAAGAGTTTACCGTAGGCGAAGAGTTGACCAACACCTTTAAGAAAAAACGCCACGTCATCGAGAAAAAGTACAAAGAAATCATCGATAAATTTATACATTAA